ACAACGCGCTGCTGAACAGCCCGGTCCGCGGCTCGCTGGCCGGCGACACCGCCTGGCTGGAGGGCATGCGCGACCGGGTCGAGGACCTGCCGGAGGCGGAGGAGTACTGGCGGATCGACGACAAGAGCAAGATCCGGTTCCTGTACGCGGCGGACGTCGGCGACGCCCGTCTGGTGCTGATGTACCTGCCGCTGCGCTGGGGATTCTTCACCGACTCGGCACTGGTCTGGTACGAGGGCGCCGCCGGTGCCGCACCGGAGGAGATGATGCTGAGCGCCTCCGGCGACAGCGAGCAGCGGGCCGCGGTCACGACGGCCGTGACGGCCGGCACCCGGGCGCACGCGGTCGTGGTCGGCCCGGTCGGCACCACCGCGTCGATCAGCAGCGGCTTCAGCTACGGCGCGGACGGCCGGGTGCACCACAACCCGCCGGTCAGCGGCCCACCCGGCAGCGGCATCGCGGAACTGGTGCTCCCGCCCACGCCCGTGCTGCCACCGTTCCGGATGACGCTCACCGACGGCGGCCGGGAGATCCCGCTCGGCAGCACGGCCGGCGGCGGCGGGGACGGCGTCACGCCCGACCCGGCCCCGTTCCGCGCGGCCGCCGCGGCCGCGCTCGGCGATCGGCCGTTCGACGCCGGGATGCTCGGCGGCTGGCTGGAGTCCGCGCTCCACGCCCACGGCCTGACGCTGGACGCCGTGCGCGTCGGCGTGCGCTGGACCGGCACCGTCGGCGGGCGCCCGGCCGCGCTGTTCACGGTGCACCGGCCCGGCGAGGGCGTGCTCGCGTTCGCGGTCCGGGGCCTCGATCCGCCGCACGGGTCCCGCGAGGACCTCCGCCTGCTGCTGCCGGCGGACGGCGCGGACCGGCGCCCGATCGGCTGGCGCCTGCACGCCGAGACCGGCGACGCGCACACCGACCGGGTGCACGTGGTGGCCCCGGCCGGCACGGCCCGGCTCACCATCAGCGTCGGCGGCGGCGCCCCGGCCGAGGTCCCGCTGGACGCGGCCGGTCACGGCGAGACCCGGGTCGCCCCGGACGCGGCGGCCACCATGACGGCCTACGCACCGGACGGCACCGAGATCGCCTCCTCCCCGCTGACCCCGTTCACCGACGGCGGCGGCATCACCGGCGACACCCCGGCCACCCGCGTCGTCCCCTGACCCCACAACGACCGTGCCGGTCCCGCACCCCCGGGCGGGACCGGCACGGTCGTATCCGTGCGCCGGGCCGCCCGGCGACCGGGAAGCGGGCGGGTGGCGAGAATCGCGGCCCGGCCGTCCACCACCACGCCGGCCGAACGCCACGGTTTTGGCGTCGACCTCCAGCGGCTTTCTGAAATCGAATCTGGTCAACCCGTCGGGAACGATGTCGGGAGTGACCCATGATTCGTTGATCGAGCCGTCGACACCAACGTCGGCCGATGCCGGAACGGGGTGGCCGGATATCCTGATCGGGCCTCCGAGCCGGCGGACCGGGACGCGTATCCGGTGGCACGGCCGGCTCGATCAGCGCGTGTGCTCGCCCGAGGCGACCGACCTCCGGAAGGGGGCGTGATGGCGCCATCGCCGGACGGGACGGTGCCGTGGGCGGTGTGGCGGGTCGCGCTGGTGGTGTCCGGCGGGGCGTTTCTGAGCACGCTGGACGCGGCCGTGGTCGGGGTGGGGCTGGAGGCGCTCGGCCGGGAGCTGGGAGCCGGGCTGGGGCGGGCGCAGTGGGTGGCGACCGGATATCTGCTGGCGTTCGCGGCCGTGCTGCCCGCCGGCGGCTGGCTGATGCGGCGGGCCGGCACGGAACGGCTGTGGCTCGGCGGCATGGCCGCGTTCCTGGCCGCGAGTGCCGGGTGTGCGCTGGCCGGCGGCGTGGAGTGGCTGATCGCGCTGCGTGTGCTGCAGGGCGTGGCCGGTGGGCTGGTCCTGCCGGCCGGGCAGGCGGTCATCGGGCGGCTGGTCGGGCCGCTGCGGCTCGGCCGGGTGCTGGGGACGACCGGGATCGTGGTCACGCTCGGGCCCGCGCTCGGTCCGGTCGCCGGCGGGCTGCTGATCGACACGGCCGGGTGGCGCTGGATGTTCCTGATCAACCTGCCGGTGGGGCTGCCGCTGCTCGGGGCGGCGTGGCGGCTGCTGCCCCGCGCGCCCGGCGACCGGGTGGCCGCGGGCGCGCTGGACGTACCCGGGTTGTCGCTGCTCGCGATCGGGCTGCCGCTGGTCGTCTACGGCGGCACGGGCGCGCCGCTGCCGCTGGCGGCCGGGCTCGCGGCGCTGACCGCGTTCGGCTGGCTGGCGATGCGCGGCCGGCGGCCGATCCTCGACCTGACGATCTACACCAACCGGCGGTACGCGGCCGCGACCGTCACCGTGGCGTTCTCCGGCGCGGCGCTGTTCGGCGGCCAGGTCGTGCTGCCGCTCTACCTGCAGCTCGGGCGCGGGGTGTCGGCGGCCGAGGCCGGGCTGCTGCTGG
This genomic window from Catenuloplanes niger contains:
- a CDS encoding MFS transporter, yielding MAPSPDGTVPWAVWRVALVVSGGAFLSTLDAAVVGVGLEALGRELGAGLGRAQWVATGYLLAFAAVLPAGGWLMRRAGTERLWLGGMAAFLAASAGCALAGGVEWLIALRVLQGVAGGLVLPAGQAVIGRLVGPLRLGRVLGTTGIVVTLGPALGPVAGGLLIDTAGWRWMFLINLPVGLPLLGAAWRLLPRAPGDRVAAGALDVPGLSLLAIGLPLVVYGGTGAPLPLAAGLAALTAFGWLAMRGRRPILDLTIYTNRRYAAATVTVAFSGAALFGGQVVLPLYLQLGRGVSAAEAGLLLVPAGLGTVAGLPVAGRLVDRHGAGVVAAAGAVLTAVPTAGLALDLPWPLVQALLVARGAGMALVMMPGTTGAFTAVTAAQLPDATTQISIVSRVAGAAATAGLVIAFGHGTGTAFALLAAASLGCGPAAVLLAIEERRR